In the genome of Triticum urartu cultivar G1812 chromosome 5, Tu2.1, whole genome shotgun sequence, one region contains:
- the LOC125507929 gene encoding GTP 3',8-cyclase, mitochondrial, giving the protein MQPAASHVTSTLRRRLLSASRRPPCLAPPTSPPVYCGAVTEERHPWSSPATTSSCSPTAPPPAAAPAPRPLSAPVAGKWPHRQLHRLNVPDHQVDAMRVGLRSLTSTSASTRVTYGHRCSNAYSTCCATKPEVLPVETPASDMLVDSFGRFHNYLRISLTERCNLRCQYCMPAEGVELTPKSELLSHDEIIRIANLFVTSGVDKIRLTGGEPTVRKDLEDICLHLSGLKGLKTIAMTTNGIVLSKKLPRLKECGLNALNISLDTLIPAKFEFMTRRKGHSKVMESIDTAIQLGYDPVKINCVIMRGTNDDEICDFVELTRHKPINVRFIEFMPFDGNVWNVKKLVPYAEILDKVRQRFKGVERLQDHPSDTAKNFKIDGHVGTISFITSMTEHFCAGCNRLRLLADGNFKVCLFGPSEVSLREPIHSGIDDAGLKEIISAAVKRKKAKHAGMFDIAKTANRPMIHIGG; this is encoded by the exons ATGCAGCCCGCCGCCTCCCATGTGACCTCcaccctccgccgccgcctcctctccgCCTCCCGCCGGCCTCCCTGCCTCGCCCCTCCGACCTCCCCGCCCGTCTACTGCGGAGCCGTGACGGAGGAGAGGCACCCATGGagctcgccggcgacgacctcGAGCTGCTCCcccaccgccccgccgccggcTGCTGCTCCCGCCCCCCGCCCCCTCTCCGCTCCCGTCGCCGGGAAATGGCCGCACCGCCAGCTCCACCGCCTCAACGTCCCCGACCACCAG GTTGATGCTATGAGGGTAGGACTCCGAAGTCTGACCAGCACTTCCGCTTCAACCAGAGTCACCTACGGCCATAGGTGCTCCAATGCATATTCGACTTGTTGCGCCACAAAGCCAGAAGTGCTACCAGTGGAAACACCGGCATCGGATATGCTTGTCGATTCATTCGGGAGGTTTCACAATTACTTGAGGATCTCCTTGACTGAGCGTTGTAACCTGAGATGTCAGTACTGCATGCCTGCCGAGGGAGTCGAGCTCACGCCAAAGTCAGAGCTTCTGTCACATGACGAGATAATCCGAATTGCCAATCTTTTTGTTACTTCTGGTGTGGACAAGATCAGGTTAACTGGTGGAGAACCAACCGTTAGAAAAGACCTTGAAgatatttgcttgcatctttctGGCCTCAAGGGGCTGAAAACTATTGCGATGACCACAAATGGCATTGTTCTTTCCAAGAAGCTCCCGAGACTGAAAGAATGTGGTCTTAACGCTTTAAATATTAGCTTGGACACATTGATTCCTGCAAAGTTCGAATTCATGACGAGGCGGAAAGGGCACTCAAAGGTCATGGAATCAATAGATACTGCCATACAACTTGGATATGACCCCGTCAAG ATTAACTGTGTTATCATGCGTGGAACGAATGATGATGAAATCTGCGATTTTGTTGAATTGACTAGACACAAGCCTATTAATGTTCGATTTATTGAGTTTATGCCATTTGATGGTAATGTTTGGAATGTCAAGAAGCTGGTCCCTTATGCAGAGATACTGGATAAAGTG CGTCAACGTTTCAAAGGTGTAGAGAGACTTCAAGATCATCCTTCAGACACCGCAAAGAATTTCAAGATTGATGGGCATGTTGGAACAATTTCATTTATTACATCAATGACAGAGCATTTTTGTGCTGGTTGCAATAGATTGCGATTATTGGCTGATGGCAACTTTAAAGTGTGCTTATTTGGCCCCTCAGAG GTGAGCTTGAGAGAGCCTATTCATTCTGGTATTGATGATGCTGGACTGAAGGAAATAATTAGTGCTGCG GTTAAAAGGAAAAAAGCTAAACATGCCGGGATGTTTGATATTGCGAAGACAGCAAATAGACCTATGATACATATCGGTGGCTGA